In Sesamum indicum cultivar Zhongzhi No. 13 linkage group LG8, S_indicum_v1.0, whole genome shotgun sequence, the sequence cCATACTTTAAAAACCTCTTAGATTATTTCAACCAGGGAAACTTGTGGCTCTTAAATAATCATGTTAGGTCAAGTTAATACAAATGTAATCACTGTTAGATATAATCCCACATGATTAGCCAACAATACTTATGGTATAACCCATTACCAGCTAGTTTAGCCTCGGATAATGTTTACATTTTGGCCAACTTCTACCCATTTGAAATCCATGTACGAAGCATAGATGAACATGAACTCACAAGGGGGTTGTTTTAACATGTAATACCAACCTATCACTATGCAGAAAAAGTAGAGCCACCCCATTTCTGAGTTCCAAGGAAAATATGTTCCTACCGATGTGTATGGATCGTCCTTATAACTTCACGCTTCAAAGCTAGATAGACTGCATTTTCAGCCTAAGAAACAATTGATACAATCTCTTTGTAGGACTTGAAAGTGCTTGTGGTTGGGCAAGAACATAATTTACCAACAGAAGTTACAGACATAAAAGTTTGCATGTAGAAGCCATCCATAAAAGAACATAGACAACTGTACACACCATAATTCGCACTTCTTAAGAAATCCAACCTGATGATCAGGATTCTGAAACACAAAACTCCGCGGCTTCTTTACATGCAAAGATCCACCAGTTGGATTCAGTAAACCACCGAAAATCTGCGAAAATCCACAAAACAAATATCACGGTATGTTAAGATCCATAAACTGAGGTTTGTGGAactaaaacttacaaaaaaatctattCACAATGTGAACTGAAGTACTGTCTACTTCCAATTCTGAAGCATCAATTCCTAGAAACAAAACACACTGCCAAAATGTAAAACTGCGATGCACAAAGGCAACATATCACAATAACTAATACACAGGCAACACAATACCCCAGGTATCTGATTGTATATTCTCAATCAGAGATAGTAGCCTCAATTGAAAACTGCAAATAAGAAACTCTATTATGCAAAAGTTactagaaacaaaaaattcacaaCAAGACAAATAGAACAATTACATATCCACAGCATTCTATACTTTTAGAAGCGTAGATTTCCCGCATCCATTTGGGCCGAGGAGCATCCAGAACTGTCCAGCGGGGATGCTGAGAGAGCAATCGTTGAGAATAGGTAGAATTCTTCCTTGCCGAGTTTTAACAGAGTAGCTGAGATTCCGGCACTCTATCGCGAAATTCTCAGTCAATGCGGAGGCAGCGTAACAGTTTCCAGCAGCCTGAGACCGGAGGAGAGGAAGTTGCACCGGCGGTGTGGCGCGAACCTCGGCGGTGGCATTCATGCCTTGAGAAGAAGCCCTGCTTAATACTACTGACTTGATGAATGTATTCTAATCTGAAGATCATTCGGGTTCGACCCAAACCCACTTTCTTAGATGGGTTTTACACAATTTTGTattccatacatatatagatatatatatattattcttacGCAGGACAAAGCCGTGGGGAAAAGTTGCAATAAATCTTACCGCTTATTcatattttcacatttttaagcTTTACAAAGACTTCAAAATAATCGCGttcattacaaataaaaaattatgataaattacgagatttttttagaatttatcataattataaatacctattcattatttgaaaaaattacaaaatacatcttaaaattaataatcatatagcaaatattttccATGACAGTACATTATAGGCGACAATtaactcaaatatatatttataattttttaaataataaaaatatatttataattatattaaatattaaaaatgccCCGTTATAAATTCACCctgaaaattaagattttgaaGCGATCCGAGATCGATGTAAATACCAAAAGCTCCAAGGAATGTCTTGCCCATTGGGTACAACTCTTGAATAATGACTTCCAGTTccacatgaaaattaaaaacaaataatcatCACCCTGAAGAGATTGATTGATGAGACAATTTTATCTTGTGTACTCAACTTGAGAAGCACAGCAAACCACAACAGTCGTGTACACCAAAACCTACATATAATACACACTGACTACACCTTATATGAGCTCTACTAGTTCCAACCAGCCACTCACTCCATGAGAAGCTTTCCCTGTTCATATTGATTTTGCATGTTTTTACTTAGATGAGCTTTCAATTTTGATGGATAAAATATAGCTAAACCCTATACTTTTACAAATCGAGGGAATCCCACCACACATAAGCAGCTCATATTCatgtttctttgttctatctaaaCAATTGCTCGCACATCCCAACTACGGTAGCGGTGATCCCCCACGAAAATAGCACCTACTGTTTCTGCTATTTTCGCTCCCCTCTTCCCTCGGCTACAAGATACATGcagtgaaaaaattacaagagatCAAAATGTACAACTGATGGCAACTAAACTGAGGTGCTGCCTCATTTTTCAATGCCCTGTTGCAGATACTGAATCAAATCGTAACCAGCTGTTGTCCACTTATTGTAGGCATCTGTGCATGTACGAATCATAAAATTGGCTGCCTCACGCTCGCTCATTTCAGGATGAAATCTCTTGCGTAGATTTCCAATAGGATCACCCCTGCTGAAGCAAGGCAATCCACTGTCCATCATCAATAAGACTGTATTTATGATCCCATCCATATAGCGGCGTGCAGCAAGGTAACCCTTCACACACAAGCTGCATAAGGAAAGATAAAACTAATAGGCTTCATAACCACatcatgtaaaaataattgcacAAGGCCAATATGGCAAAATGAGccataaataattacattgttCAGTGAGGAACTATGTTTCTTACCTCACAAATTGGTACCATGTCTCACTTTTCATCACCCCGGATGGATCAAGTAATTGAGTCATCTCATGACTCAGTTTGAAGTGGGCACTTTCAAATCGCATGTTTCCCCCAGGTGAAGTttccaaaataaaaccaaaatcaatATGAACAAGCCTGCCTACACTGCATTCACAAACAATTAACTTATATTAGCTTAGACTCTGGTGTCAGTGATGTGACCAGGTTTCAATCAATTTCACTCAAAGAAACGCTTGAGAGgagaaaatttttttgatcaagATGTGAAAGTTTTATAGAACAGTCAAGCGCACAACTGAAACAGCATAATCTGTCATGCTAGAAAAGTGAGCTCGTGAGGCTAATAATCAACTATTTACCAGATTATATGAATCACTATTCACATCAAGCAACGTATTTAACCCTTCACCCAATTATCTTCACTCTGGATAGCAGGAGGATGTGGATCAGCAAAGATCACTTGGTGGTAAGAAACAGGCAAGATCACGGGACACTCAGAACTCTTTGGTAATAGGTATAGCATGTAAGGCGTATGAAGCACACAATAAAGCAGAAAGATAACTGAACTGTCCATACAGTAGTTACGGGTTGCAATTGgagggtggggtggggtgggtcAGGTGTGTACTAACGAGATTAAATTTCCCACTTTATTTGGCAAACCAGATCCGGACCATAAACCATATCAGGACCACAGGCAACTAAAAGGAGCACAGAGAACCATGTACAGGTAAGCAAATTGTAACCAAGTTAATCTGTTTTGTGGTCTCAGACATCAATAAACCATGCTGCATACTAAACTGCTTACTTGTCAAACAAAAGATTCCCATTATGTCTATCCTTTGGTTGAAGCAAGAGGCTAGCAACTGCATATCCAGCACTGCTAATGAGGAAATTCTCACGAGCAGTTTCGAAGCTCGGTGAACCAACAGGCCCAAAGTCCTGCTGGAAAATCTCATATAGACCACCATCAGTGGTCTCACCCATCTGACTTCTGCTTCGTGAATTGGGCACAACCTGCCAAGCAGAAAGGATGAAGGAATTTTACGTGGAAACTCCGCACAAACAATAGACTGAATGGCCTTGAAAGAATACGGCAATGCAGAAAATGCAGATAAAACATTCTTCAGAGCCCAATGCagaaaacaaattcaacaaaatatggCATGCTACACATCATACAGAGTCAAAGTTCTTACATTCACCTTACTCAACTTGCATAATGAAAAACAACACCAAACTTTACATTCATCTAGAATTGTAGACCAACAAACACATAAGTCAAACATTTGCATATGCTCAGTATGAAATCTAAGAGTCAAACTTCAACAACTAAACCCCAGTTTAGCTCATCCCCGTGATCCTTTGACACTCTTCTGACAAGTGGTCCCATGACACCCTCCGCAACTTGTCAACAAAATGGTGTTTACACAACCAGCAATGTACTTTTTCCTGATACTCATTCGAGCATCACACGTTTAAACAATCATTTCTATTAAAGATTTCCTTTTCGGTGCCCCCACATTATATCATAGATCAAAAAAGAGTAGCCCGTATAAGAATGCAGAAGACGTTAAAATCTGAAAAAACTGGAGTTCCGCTTTTTCAAAGTTGAAAAAACTTTACTGCCTAATACCAACCGTTAAAAACATATCTCGCCTGCTTCTTTTGCCCCCTCCTGATACAGTTCATTTCAGATGTTTGTACGAGACCTTTGTAAGCAAGCAATAGTAAGTAATATACCATACAACAGGATCTCTGGTTAGCCCAatggatttatttaaaagatgaGATGACACATTAGTGAACCAATATGACAGCAGAGGGAACTAAATAAGAAAGATAATACAACCGGACGCCAGGGTGAAGTTTGGATACATCAGACAAGGTtgtgaaaaatcaaataataaatttcagatACATGACAAAAGACCAAAATTAGATTTGTGAaaaaccaattatataatagcacTTGAGAGTGAGAGTGACCTGATGGTGGTTTCAGTAATAAAAACGACCTAAGTAAAGACGGCGACATACCTCAATAATTCCTCTTTCTGGGCCAGTTGGGAGTACTCCATAAGGAAACAAATAGAGATTAAGGCCAACAGCTTCAAAGATGTCTTTCAAAAGAGAAATAACTTGCAAAGCAAGAACGTCCTGTCGGCAATCATCCCCAACCTAGATCCAGACCCCTCTTCATCAGGCCATGTATCACACATTTTGAAGAGAAAATATGCATTATGATGCAAATAAAGGTCATAGGTAAAAGCATATGTAGCTTACTTTCTCAATCCTAGAAATAAATCAGCACACCATCAAAAAACAAACAGCAAAGTATATTTAGCCtagtacaatatatatatatatatatatatatatattcttagcCTATTACAAACAGAGTTTTGCAGGAAagttgaattcaaattttcctCTGTGAATTAGAAACACAGTCCTCTTGTACCCATCTAATCAAAATTACTGTTGAACAATGAGACATCCTCGAGGCAAGGGAATGTCAGAATGGTATCTGTTCAAATTTACTGTTCAAGGGAATGTtactattcaaatttaaacacACCAGATATCAAATGTAAGATTTGACAAGACACAGATATGAGGTATCTGATAATGGTAATGTTATGAAGCACATAAATAATGCATTGCATCAAAAGATATAAGGCTCTTAAAGTGTCTAAATGGTCCCAAGACCACAAGGACCATTGACATAAGATATAAAATGGATGTTCCCACACAATACTAGAGCCAAAGCTTGAGAGCTGATACACAGCCACCCATCAAGCGCTTGTCAGTTTATATCCTTTCCTTCGCTGCAAGATCTTTTCACAGCTCCTAGTTCATCAGCCCTTTTCCAGTATTATCTAAACTGCCTACCCTAATGGAAGGGGAAACCAGGTGAATACATGAATAGGAGTACTTCCATAACCCAGCATGCCAAGCTTTTGGCTAACTCACCCCGGAAGTGCACTAACAAGTTCAGTAGAAGCTTGGACATGCACAAGCTTTCTATTCAGAAGCTCAGGCAtgacacaaaaataaatgggAGTTTTCTCCGCTCCCTCAGGTAAGCTTTAGATGTAAAACGTCATCTGTCCTGAAAATATGTTTACGTACCTTGAAAATGCAAGCTTGGGGCTTTATATCTTTGGGATCCCCATCCCGGTCCACCACATTGAATGTGATCATTATAGGAACTTTTGCTGCTGATTGCAAAGGGATTCCACTATCAACCTGAATACCCCTAACAAGTTTATTAGGAGCAGTAGGTAGGTATAAATCATCTCCTTCCACTCGAATTTTCTCCAATTCCCTATTCCAgttcaagaaataataatcatgGTTTTAGATTGGAAATGAGCAAGATATCGTAAGTCAGCAAGCACACTTTCCAAAGAAAAACCCCCGAAAGAATACCTTCTTATGCCAGCTCTCCTTTCCTCCTTTGGAAGTGGAAACAGGACACCAGATATTGATGTAACCTTgtcaaagaaatcaaattcTCTTTGAAACACATCAAATGCTTTGGGGTTGAAACCATCAACAATTCGTTGTCTGACAACCGGAAGTAGTGCTTGAAACGAGTTATTCTACAAGGAGAGGAAAATAGCACCCAAAAATAACTAGCACGAACCAATATgcataacaaaaaaactttGTGACACTAAAAGCTTCTAATTAGAACTAAATAGAAATTATGACATGAAAAGTATACATTTACATTGCTGCATGAGGAATTCAGTTTTGAGCACCGTTAATTCAGCATTGTCATTTAACAGTGACTAAAACCAGCTGAAAAGATATGTAACCATATTCCTAGGAGAAATAACTGAAACATCTCAACAAGAATGCAAGGGGCCTTCCAAATAAATAACAGGGAGTCATGGGtgctaaaatatatatgttcattAAGATGGTCTCGAGATGCAACCTCACAGGTATACCAGACAAATATTTGATGCTTTGGGTTCAGACACAGTGATTCTCAGACAAGTTGCCATTAACTACTTTAAAATGTGCAAAACATGGATTCATGTGTGTAGAAATGCCCACAATCAGAAGTCATGTGAAAGAACATTGACTTTTCCCCTAAGGACATAGGACTATATTATGAGAGGAAATATGGGTGGATGAAGGGGAACAGGAGAATTACAAGGGAGGTTTCACAGGAATTTGGATTATCTATAAGTCTATAAAAACCAATACATCATTACTATAGCGCTTCATTTTCTACAAGAGTATTCATCATCCAGCAAAAATTATTCTACCAAAATAAAGTGAAATGAAAAGGCTCCAATAACAGAAAGTACACTGAGTAGGTTTTAATATCAATCACGAAATATCAACAATCTTCAGATACAGACACAGGAATAAATAGTGAGTCAGAATTTAGCCATAGCTTGACATCAACAAGCCAAAGATTATTCTGCAGAGAAtcattatatctttttctggAAAGACACAATATAACCTACAAAAGTGTATTACGATGATAGTTCATAGTAATATCATCGTAATAGCGTAAATggattcttttttaaattagaatcaacttacaacaaaaattgtaaaaagatGCAGAAAAGCAGAGAAACATGCAGAAAAAATTTCcattagtaatttaattagcaCCAACTAGGAATGGGCGCCACAACCAATTACCAGAAATAAGCAATTACGAAGACacatattttcatctttctaTGTTGTTTTAAACAATTTACTGTGTATACCGTGGTAGAAGCTGCGTCTTTCCCCGATTCAGGAACACATGTCTCACCCTGCAAAaccacaaaatatttgtcatatgtATGCATCCCTACAGTGCATAAAACAAACTGTGTTGATATTTCATAAATCAATTACTCAATGGAAGTGAATTTCTTTCACCTGTAAATGCCATATCAATATATGGGCAAAAATATCACTCCTTTGAGCAGCTCTAAGCAAGTATCCCTCAACCAACTTCTGCAAATTGGAGTTGGCcaccaacaaaagaaaaagttccATTAggatattctaaaatttattttaccaaTCCTCATTATTTGGAACTAAGTACAAGC encodes:
- the LOC105169907 gene encoding ABC transporter I family member 10, chloroplastic produces the protein MNATAEVRATPPVQLPLLRSQAAGNCYAASALTENFAIECRNLSYSVKTRQGRILPILNDCSLSIPAGQFWMLLGPNGCGKSTLLKIFGGLLNPTGGSLHVKKPRSFVFQNPDHQVVMPTVEADVAFGLGKFNITNDEITSRVAKALDAVGMYEYLQRPVQTLSGGQKQRVAIAGALAEACEVFLLDELTSFLDENDQVGMVPSIWKMGGLFYKLILQPY